The Bradyrhizobium sp. CCBAU 051011 DNA segment CGGAATTTTCAGCGCTTCGAGCCGTTCGGCCACCGCAAAGCTCTTCTCGCGGATCAGGCTGACATCGAGCAGCGCAAAATCCGGTGGCCGATGCGCGATCAGTTCAAGCGCCTTGGCCACGTTCGCGGCGATCCGCACCGTCTTCACGCCGAACCCCAGAATCGTGTCTTCGAAATCGAGCGCGATGATCGGATCATCTTCGACGACCAGCA contains these protein-coding regions:
- a CDS encoding response regulator; this translates as MDRAPHDGMPGDVLVVEDDPIIALDFEDTILGFGVKTVRIAANVAKALELIAHRPPDFALLDVSLIREKSFAVAERLEALKIPFAFVTGYGADAGLPEAFATKPRLPKPCSTDALQTMLRYRGAKS